CTTGACAGGAAATACCCTCTATATTTGAGCACCAAGAATACCATTCTGAAAAAGTATGATGGTCGTTTCAAGGATATCTTCCAAGAAATTTATGAGAAAGATTACAAATCTCAGTATGAAGCTGCAGGTATTTGGTATGAACACAGGCTCATCGACGACATGGTTGCTTATGCTATGAAGTCAGAGGGTGGTTTCGTATGGGCTTGTAAAAACTATGATGGTGATGTACAATCTGATTCGGTAGCCCAAGGTTATGGTTCTCTCGGTTTGATGACTTCTGTCCTCATTTGCCCAGATGGCAAGACAGTCGAAGCTGAAGCGGCCCACGGAACAGTAACAAGACATTACCGTTTCTACCAACAAGGCAAAGAGACATCCACCAATCCAATCGCTTCTATTTTCGCATGGACGAGAGGTCTCTTGCATCGCGCCAAGTTGGATAACAACGACGCATTAAAGAATTTCGCTGAAACACTCGAAAGTGTTTGTATTGATACAATTGAGTCTGGTATTATGACTAAGGATCTTGCAATATGCATCAAGGGAATGAACAATGTGAAGAGATCAGATTATTGCGAAACATTCGAGTTCATGGATAAACTCGCTGAGAATTTAACAAAGAGGCTTGGCAAATGACTAtacaaaagtaatatttaaatttttctattctagtttttattgaatttataatgtaCTCATACATGATTAATGGGATTTAAaggtatatttgtttaatcgcatttatttattgttaacgCTTTTATGTcacaaataaatgtattttttatgtgatgaacaatttttttagttttgaaTTAAGTAAGGTCTTAAATAACAATTGCAAATGATAACAACTCAATAATAGCAATATTATCTATGAAGTGATAAATATGGGCATTCTGTCACGTAATTGATCGCAAGGCTAGGTCATAACACGATTGTCTTGTGACCTGGCCTATCGAGTTATTGCGTAATTATCgtaataataagtttaaagtataaacatacctattcattaaattatatggCCGATAGAATACCTACAtagtaattacaaaattaattccaTATCGCCATTATATTtatgactagcttccgcccgcgactccgtccgcgcggaaaaattaagatttatttttttctacgtatttttccgggataaaaagtatcctattttatgcccaggataataaggaataattataccaagtttcatcgaaatcgaaccgttagttttcacgtgatgcctgaacatacagacagacagacagacaaaaaattttttaatcacatatttgggcttggtatcgatccatcccctgctatttattttttcaatattttcaatgtacagaattgacccttctacagatttattatatgtatctaAGATGACATTGTTATctaatcatcatcattcatcattaataatttcagAGCAATGAActctttaaattacaaaaatttgatgactatttattgtaataatatccTGTATAAAAATGAAGCGTGAAACTAATTTTATGTCGCTATCAACTTAAGTACATTaggtttattaaattaaaaaaaatataggtacatatgaATTTAGGAtaatagttataattattaatttgctGTAGTAACTTATAACTAACtaatttactattaattaattcaatgtCAAACTTATTTTGTACTTTGGATGGCTACTATTACAGACGAATTAATAGGAAATGGTGCTATTTCATTGATGTCACTGAAGTATATTGAACTTCAtgtataagtaatttaattaccTTATTACACATGCAAATGATTAGCGGGTAATTGTATTTACAACCGTacctacaataaattatattacaactTCATTATCACGCTCCATTGAACTTGTTCACTCTAATACGATTGAAAGTAGGTACAAGGTACATTGATAAAcaccatttaaataaaaaactcgttaaaattttatttaatttacctgATAATGATTGATTTGGATTTATCACTACGCATACCTACTCAAGTATTCGATCGATTCCGATTTAGaactacatatattttactagtcGTTC
This is a stretch of genomic DNA from Colias croceus chromosome 4, ilColCroc2.1. It encodes these proteins:
- the LOC123691000 gene encoding isocitrate dehydrogenase [NADP] cytoplasmic; its protein translation is MSKIKAGPVVDVLGDEMTRIIWDLIKNKLILPFLDIELHTYDLGMEYRDKTEDQVTIDCANAIKKYNVGIKCATITPDEKRVEEFKLKKMWKSPNGTIRNILGGTVFREAIICKNIPRLVTGWEKPIIIGRHAHADQYKATDFVVPGEGKLELIFTPPSGEPIKHVVNDFKGAGVALGMFNTDESIVDFAHASFKYALDRKYPLYLSTKNTILKKYDGRFKDIFQEIYEKDYKSQYEAAGIWYEHRLIDDMVAYAMKSEGGFVWACKNYDGDVQSDSVAQGYGSLGLMTSVLICPDGKTVEAEAAHGTVTRHYRFYQQGKETSTNPIASIFAWTRGLLHRAKLDNNDALKNFAETLESVCIDTIESGIMTKDLAICIKGMNNVKRSDYCETFEFMDKLAENLTKRLGK